A portion of the Acidisarcina polymorpha genome contains these proteins:
- a CDS encoding GNAT family N-acetyltransferase, with product MDVTIKDQSVEIMLATPGQQPVLSNLYQLYIHDFTDFVERPLGIDGRFDYDPLPPYWRDPDRFPFIVWVDGKLGGFALVKRGSGFSGDREVWDMADFFIVRGVRGKGVGYKVAKRLWRQFPGRWEVRVMANNVPAQKFWAKAISRFQGKSAEAELVTKGKETRYLFLFDSKANLLDEPQ from the coding sequence ATGGATGTGACTATAAAAGATCAGTCGGTCGAAATCATGCTTGCAACTCCGGGACAGCAGCCAGTCCTCTCGAACCTCTACCAGCTTTACATTCACGACTTCACCGACTTCGTAGAGCGACCGCTCGGAATCGACGGCAGATTTGACTACGACCCGCTCCCGCCATATTGGAGGGATCCAGATCGGTTCCCATTCATCGTTTGGGTTGATGGGAAATTGGGGGGCTTCGCACTCGTTAAAAGGGGATCCGGTTTCTCAGGCGATCGTGAAGTATGGGACATGGCTGACTTCTTCATCGTTCGTGGCGTACGGGGAAAAGGAGTCGGCTATAAGGTAGCAAAGAGACTTTGGCGTCAATTTCCTGGCCGATGGGAAGTTCGTGTCATGGCGAACAACGTGCCAGCCCAAAAGTTTTGGGCGAAGGCAATCTCCCGGTTTCAAGGCAAGTCCGCTGAGGCCGAACTTGTCACAAAGGGGAAAGAGACTCGCTATCTTTTCCTGTTCGATTCCAAAGCAAACCTGCTCGACGAGCCGCAGTAA
- a CDS encoding DsrE family protein, which produces MVRRSFFRQLVALPFAGVASSFGQGTPHKSLNIMMKSAWGSDDPTKAAFPFLHGLALSEAGHSVQIFLLGESVSLMRKSLAGAVVPVGWPPLEQTMTKVAERHVQIYACGACSRARGVLQMDLDQWGAKFGNPAIFVSLVEWADRVITE; this is translated from the coding sequence ATGGTACGTCGGTCATTTTTTCGTCAACTCGTCGCGTTACCTTTTGCTGGAGTAGCGTCTTCGTTTGGTCAAGGAACTCCGCATAAGTCCCTGAACATCATGATGAAAAGTGCCTGGGGGTCGGATGATCCGACCAAGGCGGCGTTTCCGTTTCTTCACGGCCTCGCGCTTTCCGAGGCGGGCCATTCCGTGCAGATCTTCCTGCTTGGCGAATCGGTCTCACTGATGCGGAAATCACTTGCCGGGGCAGTCGTGCCGGTGGGCTGGCCACCGCTAGAGCAAACCATGACGAAGGTTGCTGAAAGACATGTCCAAATCTATGCCTGCGGCGCCTGCAGCCGTGCGCGAGGGGTCTTGCAAATGGACCTGGATCAGTGGGGGGCAAAGTTCGGCAATCCGGCGATCTTCGTCTCGCTCGTCGAATGGGCTGATCGCGTCATTACGGAATAG
- a CDS encoding RNA polymerase sigma factor, whose amino-acid sequence MEDKTTPGFLPMRESVRAGETTLISAALQGDGDAYQELCRRHSRQVFRTVMRILHNTEDAEDVVQESLIKAFINLPFFKQTSTFSTWLNRIGINFALMQLRRRRSGINRLLTFPIESEESFLMDVATDSPSPEDLVSAAEQHHALLHAISVLPASLRGIIGSRFHQEASIREIATAIGLSEPAVKSRLHRARSRLRQTMAKRNGVAQETQMKFKPD is encoded by the coding sequence AAGACAACACCCGGATTTCTACCGATGCGGGAGAGCGTTCGCGCGGGCGAAACCACGCTGATTAGCGCTGCTCTGCAGGGTGACGGTGACGCATATCAGGAGCTATGCCGACGACATTCTAGGCAGGTCTTTCGCACTGTGATGCGAATACTCCACAACACAGAGGATGCAGAGGATGTCGTTCAAGAGAGCTTGATCAAGGCCTTCATCAATCTCCCTTTCTTCAAACAGACGAGCACGTTTTCGACGTGGCTTAACCGTATTGGGATTAACTTCGCATTGATGCAACTGCGTCGCAGGCGAAGTGGGATCAATCGTCTCTTGACGTTCCCCATCGAATCGGAAGAAAGCTTCTTGATGGATGTGGCTACGGACTCTCCTTCTCCAGAAGATCTCGTATCGGCCGCTGAGCAACATCACGCTCTACTTCATGCCATCAGCGTTTTGCCTGCGTCTCTACGCGGAATTATAGGTAGTCGATTTCACCAAGAGGCTAGTATCCGGGAGATCGCAACCGCCATAGGTCTTTCAGAACCAGCAGTCAAATCTCGACTGCATCGTGCTCGATCTAGATTGCGACAAACAATGGCAAAGCGAAACGGGGTCGCTCAGGAGACTCAAATGAAGTTCAAGCCGGACTGA